From one Cynocephalus volans isolate mCynVol1 chromosome X, mCynVol1.pri, whole genome shotgun sequence genomic stretch:
- the RBMX2 gene encoding RNA-binding motif protein, X-linked 2 isoform X2 has product MNPLTKVKLINELNDREAQLGVADKLSWHSEYKDSAWIFLGGLPYELTEGDIICVFSQYGEIVNINLVRDKKTGKSKGFCFLCYEDQRSTVLAVDNFNGIKIKGRTIRVDHVSNYRAPKDPDVDDVTRELQEKGCGAPTLPLSLSESSEDDKSTKKHKKDKKEKKKRKTDKEKTDQEVQVEQPASSSSPRSKTIKEKDDAGPKKHSSKNSERAQKSESRERWKHQPGSPEVRTACRGGEEDLDRESKKEKPKHEHKSSSRKEAREEKNRDQDRGRSLDTHSSWHNGRSEGRSHRSRSQDKSHRHKRARRSGERESLNPIDRRHH; this is encoded by the exons ATGAA CCCTTTAACTAAGGTGAAGCTGATCAACGAACTGAATGACAGAGAGGCCCAGCTTGGGGTGGCGGATAAGTTGTCCTGGCACTCCGAGTACAAGGATAGCGCCTGGATCTTCCTGG GAGGGCTTCCTTATGAACTAACTGAAGGGGACATCATCTGTGTGTTCTCACA atatggGGAGATTGTTAACATTAATCTTGTGCGGGACAAGAAGACCGGGAAATCCAAAGGATTCTGTTTCCTCTGCTATGAAGACCAGAGGAGCACAGTTCTGGCCGTTGACAATTTTAATGGGATCAAG ATCAAAGGAAGAACTATCCGAGTGGATCATGTATCTAACTATCGAGCTCCTAAGGACCCAGACGTGGATGATGTGACCAGAGAGCTCCAGGAGAAGGGCTGTGGGGCCCCTACCCTCCCACTGAGTTTGTCTGAGAGCTCTGAAGATGACAAATccacaaaaaagcacaaaaaag acaaaaaggaaaaaaagaagagaaaaacagacaaagagaAGACTGACCAAGAGGTACAGGTAGAGCAGCCAGCCTCCTCTTCATCGCCCAGAAGCAAGACAATAAAGGAAAAGGATGACGCTGGCCCTAAGAAACACAGCAGCAAGAACTCAGAGAGGGCTCAGAAGTCAGAGTCCAGGGAGAGGTGGAAGCACCAGCCCGGCTCCCCTGAGGTCAGGACTGCCTGCCGTGGGGGAGAAGAAGACCTGGACAGGGAGTCGAAGAAGGAGAAACCCAAGCATGAGCACAAGTCCTCAAGCAGGAAGGaggcaagagaagaaaagaatagagatCAGGACAGAGGGCGAAGCTTGGACACACACTCTAGCTGGCACAACGGGCGTTCTGAGGGGCGTAGTCATAGAAGCAGAAGCCAAGATAAGTCCCACAGGCATAAAAGGGCCCGGCGCTCCGGGGAGCGGGAGTCCTTGAATCCTATTGACCGCAGGCATCACTGA
- the RBMX2 gene encoding RNA-binding motif protein, X-linked 2 isoform X1 — translation MNPLTKVKLINELNDREAQLGVADKLSWHSEYKDSAWIFLGGLPYELTEGDIICVFSHVLLFYKINRYGEIVNINLVRDKKTGKSKGFCFLCYEDQRSTVLAVDNFNGIKIKGRTIRVDHVSNYRAPKDPDVDDVTRELQEKGCGAPTLPLSLSESSEDDKSTKKHKKDKKEKKKRKTDKEKTDQEVQVEQPASSSSPRSKTIKEKDDAGPKKHSSKNSERAQKSESRERWKHQPGSPEVRTACRGGEEDLDRESKKEKPKHEHKSSSRKEAREEKNRDQDRGRSLDTHSSWHNGRSEGRSHRSRSQDKSHRHKRARRSGERESLNPIDRRHH, via the exons ATGAA CCCTTTAACTAAGGTGAAGCTGATCAACGAACTGAATGACAGAGAGGCCCAGCTTGGGGTGGCGGATAAGTTGTCCTGGCACTCCGAGTACAAGGATAGCGCCTGGATCTTCCTGG GAGGGCTTCCTTATGAACTAACTGAAGGGGACATCATCTGTGTGTTCTCACA TGTCTtactcttttataaaataaatagatatggGGAGATTGTTAACATTAATCTTGTGCGGGACAAGAAGACCGGGAAATCCAAAGGATTCTGTTTCCTCTGCTATGAAGACCAGAGGAGCACAGTTCTGGCCGTTGACAATTTTAATGGGATCAAG ATCAAAGGAAGAACTATCCGAGTGGATCATGTATCTAACTATCGAGCTCCTAAGGACCCAGACGTGGATGATGTGACCAGAGAGCTCCAGGAGAAGGGCTGTGGGGCCCCTACCCTCCCACTGAGTTTGTCTGAGAGCTCTGAAGATGACAAATccacaaaaaagcacaaaaaag acaaaaaggaaaaaaagaagagaaaaacagacaaagagaAGACTGACCAAGAGGTACAGGTAGAGCAGCCAGCCTCCTCTTCATCGCCCAGAAGCAAGACAATAAAGGAAAAGGATGACGCTGGCCCTAAGAAACACAGCAGCAAGAACTCAGAGAGGGCTCAGAAGTCAGAGTCCAGGGAGAGGTGGAAGCACCAGCCCGGCTCCCCTGAGGTCAGGACTGCCTGCCGTGGGGGAGAAGAAGACCTGGACAGGGAGTCGAAGAAGGAGAAACCCAAGCATGAGCACAAGTCCTCAAGCAGGAAGGaggcaagagaagaaaagaatagagatCAGGACAGAGGGCGAAGCTTGGACACACACTCTAGCTGGCACAACGGGCGTTCTGAGGGGCGTAGTCATAGAAGCAGAAGCCAAGATAAGTCCCACAGGCATAAAAGGGCCCGGCGCTCCGGGGAGCGGGAGTCCTTGAATCCTATTGACCGCAGGCATCACTGA